In Nisaea acidiphila, the DNA window CACCGGCGTCGAACTCGATGGCCTTCAACTCAAGGCCGCCCAGCTCCTTCGGGTACCGTTTTTGCAGCGCGGACCAGCCACGGCGGGCGCCGCTTTGCGTGCGGTAGGATTCGAGATGGATGCCCCACTTTCCGGACTTGCTCGGCGCCGTCATCGCGGCTTCCGACTTTTCCATCTTCTCTTCGCCGGACATTTCTTTCGGCGCCATCATTTTCTCGTCCGACATCGCTTCCAGCTTGGTGACCACGGATTCGAGACGGGAGATCAGCATCACCAGTTTGGTATCGTCGACCGCCGGCATGCTTTCGCCATGGTCCTCGGCTTTGGACATCTTGTCGTCGGCCGCCATTTTCATGGTCGCGCCGGTTTCCGGCATGTTGTCGGCCGCCGCGATCTTCGGGTTGACCACGTCGGTCTTGTGCATCGGCTGTTCGACGGTAACGGGCATGCTCGCTGTCCGGTTATCCGCGAGATTGACCGACATCAGCTCCTTGCGGGAGCGGGAATTCGAGAAGACGCGCTCACGCAGCACATAGTTCTGCGCCACGGGGGCGTAGTAGAGGCTCGTCTCCACATCCTTGCGCTTGCAGTCGATCCGGAAGGTGGTGAAGGTTCCGGCCGGGACGGTGACATCTTCCTGTCCGGCGACGACGCAGCGCAGTTCGTCCTCCCAGCCGGTCGGCAACTTCTCACTGTTCCCTCGAATCCCGAAAGCGACGATATTGCCTTCCTGCAGCGGGAAGAGGGTGCCCGGGTTGCCGATAACCGTCTGCCGGCCGCGTCCCAGTTCCGGGTGCGAGGACCAGGAAAGCTGCGGCGTGACCAACTCGTTCGTCGTGGTCCAGATCAGCCCGGAATCGTTTGTCCATGTGACCCGGTCGGGCGTTACCCCGACCACCTGCTCCTGCACCACGGTCCCGTCGTCGTTAAAGACGTAGGTGTCGCCCGGCTGATAGAGCGGTTTCGGCGCGGGGGGAAGTTGGGCCAGCGGCTCCTTCGCCGGAAGTGTCTCCTCGCTTTCCAGGAAATCGAAATCGGGAAACTCGAAGGAACAGGCCGAGAGGGCCGTGATCAGGGCCAGGGGAAGAAGGCGTCGGGTGAGTGTCCGCATCGCAAATTTCGTCGCCGGAAAGGGGCGCCGCACCCCGGGTTGATAGCTGAAAAAATATCCAAGATCTTGGCTATAGTGTCAACTCAACCCCAAGATGATGTTGCACGAGTGACAGGCTGAATCGGCACAGCCGGAGCCGTTGACAGTATGCCTTCGCAGTCGCACTCTTGGCCCTTCTTCTGAGGCCCCGCGCAGTCCTTGCGGTTTCGACGGGCCACAATCGAAAGGACATTGCGAGATGGTTACGGCGAAGGCGGATCTGGTACTGCGCGGGGGCAACGTGTTTCTCGGGCGCGGCGCCGGATTTGCCGAATCGGTCGCGATCTGGGGCGGGCGTGTGATCGCCCACGGCACGGATTCCGAAATCGACGCCCTTGTTGGGACCGGAACCCGCATCGTCGACCTGCGCGGACGGCTTGCGGCACCGGGGCTGAACGATGCGCACCAGCACCTGCTCATGGTCGGCCTCGGGCTCTCCGAAGTGGATTGCAAGACCGACACGCAAATGCAGGCGCTGCTCGCCAAGATCAAGGCGCGGGCCGAGAAGGCAAAACCAGGCGAGTGGATATTCGGGCGCGGTTACGACCATTTCGAGCTCGACGCCAAGCGCCATCCGTTCCGTGAGGAACTCGATCAGGTCGCGCCGAACAATCCTGTCTATGTAAAGCGCACCTGCGGCCATATGGGCGTCGCCAACAGCGCGGCTCTGAAACTTGCCGGTATCGACGAGGGAACGCCGCAGCCGGAAGGCGGGCATATCGAGAGTCAGAACGGGAAGCTTACCGGCCTGCTCCAGGAGCGGGCGCAGGAGATGATCACGGCGGTTTTGAGCGACCATTCGATCGAGGCGCTTGCCGAAGGCGTGCGCGCGGGCCAACAGCACAATCTCTCGCTCGGTTTCACCAGTGTGACCGATCCGGGCGTCGGGCTGCGCCAGGGCTATGACGAGTGGAAGGCTTACCAGCAGCTGAAGCGGCAAGGCGGTTTCGGCCTGCGCATGCACCTGATGATGCTGGCCGGTGCCAGCGGTTGGCCGGACCGGGCGATCGATCTCGGCCTGATGACCGGGGACGGGGACGAGTGGCTCCGGGTCGGACCGATGAAACTCTTCACCGACGGCAGCGCCGGCGGCAAGACCGCCGCGATGTTCGATCCCTATGTCGGGGAGCCGGAAAATACCGGCATCATGATCTACGAGGATCAGCAACTCTTCGACTACGTGAAGGATTATCACGACCGCGGCTACCAGGTCGCGACCCACGCCATCGGCGACCGCGCCATCGAGCAGGTTCTGACGGCCTACGAGCTGGCGATCGGCAACGATGTCGAGGCGCAGGGCAACCGCCGTCACCGGATCGAGCATTGCGGCTTTCTTTCGCCCGAGCAGCTCGCCCGCATGAAGCGGGTCGGCGTACTGCCGGCGCCGCAATCGATCTTCATGTACGAGTTCGGGGATCTCTATGTCGACGTGCTGGGCGAGCAGATGGCGGCCAAGGCCTATCCGTTCCGCTCCTTCCTCGATGCGGGCGTCTATCCGTCGGCCAGCTCGGACGCGCCGGTTTCCTCCACCAACCCGTTCCAGAACATCTATTCGATGATCACCCGCAAAACCAAGCGCGGCACGGAGCTCGGGCCCGACCAGCGGCTGACCCTTGAAGAGGCGCTGCATTGCTACAGCTATTGCGGTGCCTACGGTTCCTTCGAGGAGGATATCAAAGGCACTTTGGGCCCGGGCCAGCTCGGCGACGTCACGGTGTTCGACCGCGATCTCTTTGCCGTCGAGCCGGAGGAGATTTTGGAAGCCAGCGCCGATTTCGCCATCGTCGGCGGGGAAATCATGCACGACCGCCTTGGCGAGGCGGCCTGAAATCAAGCTAGCGGAGCCGGAAAGCGGCCCGGAACTGAGAGAGCAGGGACATGTCGAAAACCACTTTGATCAAGAACGCGGCCTGGGTCATTGGCTGGCAGGCAGGGACGAACGGCGGCTCGGCCGGACACCGGTTCTTCCACGATGCCGACGTCGCCTTCAAGGACGGCACGCTGATCCATGTCGGCCCCGGTTTCGAGGGCACGGCGGACGAGACCGTCGACGGAAGCCGCATGATGGTGATGCCGGGCTTCGTCTCGATCCATAATCACCCGACCTCGGAGCCCGGCAACAAGGGCCTGAACGAGGAGCTCGGCAGTCCGAAGCTGGGGCAGAGCGGGCTCTACGAATACATGCCGGTCTTCCGGATCCTTCCGGAGGCCGCGCCCTATACGACGCGCTACGCCATCCACGAAATGCTGAAGAGCGGCGTCACCACCTTCGCCGACCTCTCCGGCGCCCGCGACACCTGGGTGGAGGACGTGGCGGATACCGGCATCCGCGCCGTGCTCTGCCCGATGTATCGGGACGCGGTCTGGTCGACCAAGAACGGTCACTCCGTCGTCTATGACTGGAACACCAAGGCAGGCGAGGCGGCGATGGAGCGCGCCATCGAGATCATCGAGGAGGCGGACAAACATCCGTCCGGCCGCATCTCCGGCATGATGGGGCCGTCGCAGATCGACACCTGCACGCCCGAGCTGATCAAGGCCTCTCACGAGGAGGCGAAACGGCGCGGCATCAAGATGCAGATCCATGCGGCGCAGAGCGTGGTCGAGTTCAACGAGATGACCCAGCGTCACGGCCTGACGCCGCTGGAATGGCTGGACAGCCTCGGCGTGCTCGACGAGACCACGATCATCGGTCACTGCATCTTCCTGAACGATCATCCCTGGCTGCACTGGCCGCAGGCGGACGACTTCAATCTGCTGGTGAAGTCCGGCGCCAATGTCGCCCATTGCCCGACCGTGTTCTGGCGCCGCGGCATCGCCCTCAACCATGTCGGCCGCTACGTGAAGGCAGGCATCCCGCTCGGCCTCGGCACCGACACTTTCCC includes these proteins:
- a CDS encoding SPOR domain-containing protein — its product is MRTLTRRLLPLALITALSACSFEFPDFDFLESEETLPAKEPLAQLPPAPKPLYQPGDTYVFNDDGTVVQEQVVGVTPDRVTWTNDSGLIWTTTNELVTPQLSWSSHPELGRGRQTVIGNPGTLFPLQEGNIVAFGIRGNSEKLPTGWEDELRCVVAGQEDVTVPAGTFTTFRIDCKRKDVETSLYYAPVAQNYVLRERVFSNSRSRKELMSVNLADNRTASMPVTVEQPMHKTDVVNPKIAAADNMPETGATMKMAADDKMSKAEDHGESMPAVDDTKLVMLISRLESVVTKLEAMSDEKMMAPKEMSGEEKMEKSEAAMTAPSKSGKWGIHLESYRTQSGARRGWSALQKRYPKELGGLELKAIEFDAGDGRGTFVRLVAAAFETRADAGKACSALKAKRQYCQAVRIAR
- a CDS encoding amidohydrolase, giving the protein MVTAKADLVLRGGNVFLGRGAGFAESVAIWGGRVIAHGTDSEIDALVGTGTRIVDLRGRLAAPGLNDAHQHLLMVGLGLSEVDCKTDTQMQALLAKIKARAEKAKPGEWIFGRGYDHFELDAKRHPFREELDQVAPNNPVYVKRTCGHMGVANSAALKLAGIDEGTPQPEGGHIESQNGKLTGLLQERAQEMITAVLSDHSIEALAEGVRAGQQHNLSLGFTSVTDPGVGLRQGYDEWKAYQQLKRQGGFGLRMHLMMLAGASGWPDRAIDLGLMTGDGDEWLRVGPMKLFTDGSAGGKTAAMFDPYVGEPENTGIMIYEDQQLFDYVKDYHDRGYQVATHAIGDRAIEQVLTAYELAIGNDVEAQGNRRHRIEHCGFLSPEQLARMKRVGVLPAPQSIFMYEFGDLYVDVLGEQMAAKAYPFRSFLDAGVYPSASSDAPVSSTNPFQNIYSMITRKTKRGTELGPDQRLTLEEALHCYSYCGAYGSFEEDIKGTLGPGQLGDVTVFDRDLFAVEPEEILEASADFAIVGGEIMHDRLGEAA
- a CDS encoding amidohydrolase family protein, which produces MSKTTLIKNAAWVIGWQAGTNGGSAGHRFFHDADVAFKDGTLIHVGPGFEGTADETVDGSRMMVMPGFVSIHNHPTSEPGNKGLNEELGSPKLGQSGLYEYMPVFRILPEAAPYTTRYAIHEMLKSGVTTFADLSGARDTWVEDVADTGIRAVLCPMYRDAVWSTKNGHSVVYDWNTKAGEAAMERAIEIIEEADKHPSGRISGMMGPSQIDTCTPELIKASHEEAKRRGIKMQIHAAQSVVEFNEMTQRHGLTPLEWLDSLGVLDETTIIGHCIFLNDHPWLHWPQADDFNLLVKSGANVAHCPTVFWRRGIALNHVGRYVKAGIPLGLGTDTFPHNFIHELEVAMIVGRIMSGDYNNATTEEIFDAGTIGGAKTLGREDIGRLEVGCKADLVMVDLDHAYMQPVRDPLRSLLYSAGDRAVRHVYVDGKQVVKDGEVITIDVAEAAAKMTEYQKVTMSTVRQRDWAQRPIEELSPMSYPDAH